CTTTTCTCTGGCCCCTTCTGCCTCTGGTCATGCGTCGGCCTCGCGCACCGCGAGCATCGCCCGCCGCGCGGGTGACTTCAAGATGGCCTACGCCCCGCACTTTGGCATGTTTGGCAACCTTGCGGGCGGCGACGCTGTTGCGCAGCTCGAGTTCGCCCGCGAGCAGGGCTTCACCGCGTGGGAAGACAACGGCATGATGGGCCGCAGCGAAGACGAGCAGAAACGCATCGCAGCCGCGATGGAACGACTGGGCATCCGCATGGGCGTGTTCGTCTGCAACCCCGGCACCGCATGGAAGCATTCGTTCTGCGCGCGCAACAAGGACGACCGCGAGCAGTTCCTGAGTGAATGTCGCCAGGCTGTCGAATGCGCCAAGCGCGTCAACGCGACATGGATGACGGTTGTCCCGGGGCGTCTGCACGATCGCCTTCATGAAGACGTGCAGACCGCGTACGCCATCGAGCAGCTGCGCATGGCGGCCGACATCTTCGAGCCGCACAACCTGGTGATGGTCCTTGAGCCGCTCAACCCGTTCCGCGACCACCCCGGCATGCTGCTGGCCCGCAGCACGCACGCCTATGCCATCTGCAAGGGCGTCAACAGTCCATCATGCAAGATCCTCTTCGACATCTACCACCAGCAGATCACCGAAGGGAACCTCATTCCGAACATCGACACCTGCTGGGATGAAATCGCATACTTCCAGATCGGCGACAACCCGGGACGCCGCGAACCCACCACCGGCGAGATCAACTATCGCAACATCTTCAAGCATCTGGCCAATCGCAAGTTCACGGGCATCCTCGGCATGGAGCACGGCAACAGCCGCGGCGGGTCCGAAGGCGATCAGGCGGTCATCGACGCGTACCGAGCTTGCGATGACTTCTGACCTGTTTCGTGTATCATGCCCTACCAGAGGGGCGGCACGCTGAGAAAAGTCAGATGCAGAGAGAACTCTTGCCGTATCTGTCGATACGGGTGAGGCGAGAGTAACTTTGGTGCCATGTACTTGTAGCAAACGTACACACGCCGTAGTTGACGAATCTCACGGAATCTGCCAACATGTACAACAGTTCAATGTCTGGAGGAAAGCACAGTGAGCAGGTAGTTCCGGTGTCACGTCATCGATTGGGAATTCGCAAGGAGGCAACTCGCCTCATCGAGGCCGAAGTGCTCGCGTGCGGAGCGTTGGAGATCTACCAAACGACCCTTCATACCGGGAGAGCCAGCAATCCCCGCGACAAGACCAGAGTCTTCGTCACGGTTTGGGAGCGTTAGCTCACCGGCCCCAGTGATGCGGGAACGGGCCGAATTGTGGCCGACACACGCGGGTGTCTCTCATCGGCCTGGTCCAAAAACCACAAAGCCGGCTGCTTTCGCAACCGGCTTGGGAATAGAGCTGGACGTACTTTGGTCGGGGTTCAGACCGCTTAAGCATTTTTTGAACGAGTCCGATCGCCCGCTCGTCACGCCCAACTGACGAAACACGAGGGTTTCTGCGGTCTCTTTGAAGATCTGAGATAATTTTTGAAGCACAGGCAAACACGAGGAACGTCCAGTTCAAGACTGCGGGTGAACTGGACGAAATGGGTTCGCTGCACGATCGGTGGATGGGTGACAATGGCTCATGAGTATTGATGGAATGTTGGCTCTGCACGCTTGGTGAACAGATTACGCTCCATTTGTGGGTCGCTGCGTTTCTGATGATTGCCTTGCCATCTTTGATCTTGAGCAACTCGTGCGACCACTCTCCACGGAGGAGCTCGACGAAC
This region of Phycisphaeraceae bacterium genomic DNA includes:
- a CDS encoding TIM barrel protein; translated protein: MERRTFLATAAAASAFSLAPSASGHASASRTASIARRAGDFKMAYAPHFGMFGNLAGGDAVAQLEFAREQGFTAWEDNGMMGRSEDEQKRIAAAMERLGIRMGVFVCNPGTAWKHSFCARNKDDREQFLSECRQAVECAKRVNATWMTVVPGRLHDRLHEDVQTAYAIEQLRMAADIFEPHNLVMVLEPLNPFRDHPGMLLARSTHAYAICKGVNSPSCKILFDIYHQQITEGNLIPNIDTCWDEIAYFQIGDNPGRREPTTGEINYRNIFKHLANRKFTGILGMEHGNSRGGSEGDQAVIDAYRACDDF